A genomic window from Elaeis guineensis isolate ETL-2024a chromosome 3, EG11, whole genome shotgun sequence includes:
- the LOC105040461 gene encoding cysteine synthase isoform X1: MEGARRGLPSLIISSLFAQERDDGKERIASGITELVGWTPLIELKQIMRKDGIDVRLVGKIESYQPLCSVKDRSALRMIEDAEEKGLITPGITTLVEPTSGNLGIGLTYIAVQKGYKFIAVMPAHLSLDKRILLRYLGAEVSLTDPKLGFQGLLDRVKQLKENIPNAHVLDQFANAANPEAHFTGTGPEIWKDTAGKVDIFVCGSGSGGTITGVGKYLKIKKPSVKIICVEPAESAVISGGNPGSHNIQGIGPGFIPKNLDTAYIDEAIAVSTAEAMTHARRLAKEEGLLVGISSGANLAACLKVAGRQENRGKMIVTMFPSGGERYISTELFDSVREECINMTF; this comes from the exons ATGGAGGGGGCACGGAGAGGGCTTCCTTCGCTAATAATCTCTTCTTTATTTGCGCAAGAGCGAGACGATGGGAAGGAGAGAATAGCCTCCGGCATCACCGAG CTTGTAGGTTGGACACCACTGATAGAACTGAAACAGATCATGAGAAAAGATGGAATAGATGTCCGGTTGGTAGGAAAGATTGAATCATACCAACCCCTTTGCTCTGTCAAGGATCGTAGTGCTCTCAG AATGATAGAAGATGCAGAGGAGAAGGGCCTGATTACACCTGGCATTACAACATTAGTAGAACCTACTAGTGGAAATCTTGGGATTGGCTTAACATACATAGCTGTTCAAAAAGGTTACAAGTTCATTGCAGTTATGCCAGCTCATTTATCACTTGATAAACGGATTTTGTTGAGATATTTGGGTGCTGAAGTGTCACTGACTG ATCCTAAACTCGGGTTTCAGGGGTTGCTTGACAGGGTAAAGCAGCTGAAGGAGAACATTCCAAATGCACATGTTCTTGACCAGTTCGCTAATGCAGCTAATCCAGAAGCACACTTCACAGGCACtg GTCCAGAAATATGGAAGGATACAGCAGGCAAAGTGGACATTTTTGTATGTGGTTCTGGTTCAGGAGGCACTATAACTGGTGTTGGGAAGTATCTCAAGATAAAAAAGCCGTCTGTCAAGATCATTTGTGTTGAACCTGCTGAAAGTGCAGTTATCTCAG GTGGCAATCCTGGATCACACAATATCCAGGGGATAGGTCCAGGTTTTATTCCAAAAAACTTGGACACTGCATACATTGATGAGGCCATTGCTGTATCGACAGCAGAAGCAATGACCCATGCTAGAAGGCTGGCAAAAGAAGAAGGCTTGCTTGTTGGCATATCTTCTGGAGCCAATTTAGCGGCTTGCTTAAAG GTTGCAGGTAGACAGGAAAACAGAGGGAAGATGATTGTAACCATGTTTCCAAGTGGTGGTGAAAGATACATTAGCACAGAACTCTTTGACAGTGTCAGAGAAGAATGTATTAACATGACTTTCTAA
- the LOC105040461 gene encoding cysteine synthase isoform X2 produces MEGARRGLPSLIISSLFAQERDDGKERIASGITELVGWTPLIELKQIMRKDGIDVRLVGKIESYQPLCSVKDRSALRMIEDAEEKGLITPGITTLVEPTSGNLGIGLTYIAVQKDPKLGFQGLLDRVKQLKENIPNAHVLDQFANAANPEAHFTGTGPEIWKDTAGKVDIFVCGSGSGGTITGVGKYLKIKKPSVKIICVEPAESAVISGGNPGSHNIQGIGPGFIPKNLDTAYIDEAIAVSTAEAMTHARRLAKEEGLLVGISSGANLAACLKVAGRQENRGKMIVTMFPSGGERYISTELFDSVREECINMTF; encoded by the exons ATGGAGGGGGCACGGAGAGGGCTTCCTTCGCTAATAATCTCTTCTTTATTTGCGCAAGAGCGAGACGATGGGAAGGAGAGAATAGCCTCCGGCATCACCGAG CTTGTAGGTTGGACACCACTGATAGAACTGAAACAGATCATGAGAAAAGATGGAATAGATGTCCGGTTGGTAGGAAAGATTGAATCATACCAACCCCTTTGCTCTGTCAAGGATCGTAGTGCTCTCAG AATGATAGAAGATGCAGAGGAGAAGGGCCTGATTACACCTGGCATTACAACATTAGTAGAACCTACTAGTGGAAATCTTGGGATTGGCTTAACATACATAGCTGTTCAAAAAG ATCCTAAACTCGGGTTTCAGGGGTTGCTTGACAGGGTAAAGCAGCTGAAGGAGAACATTCCAAATGCACATGTTCTTGACCAGTTCGCTAATGCAGCTAATCCAGAAGCACACTTCACAGGCACtg GTCCAGAAATATGGAAGGATACAGCAGGCAAAGTGGACATTTTTGTATGTGGTTCTGGTTCAGGAGGCACTATAACTGGTGTTGGGAAGTATCTCAAGATAAAAAAGCCGTCTGTCAAGATCATTTGTGTTGAACCTGCTGAAAGTGCAGTTATCTCAG GTGGCAATCCTGGATCACACAATATCCAGGGGATAGGTCCAGGTTTTATTCCAAAAAACTTGGACACTGCATACATTGATGAGGCCATTGCTGTATCGACAGCAGAAGCAATGACCCATGCTAGAAGGCTGGCAAAAGAAGAAGGCTTGCTTGTTGGCATATCTTCTGGAGCCAATTTAGCGGCTTGCTTAAAG GTTGCAGGTAGACAGGAAAACAGAGGGAAGATGATTGTAACCATGTTTCCAAGTGGTGGTGAAAGATACATTAGCACAGAACTCTTTGACAGTGTCAGAGAAGAATGTATTAACATGACTTTCTAA